The window CTCCTAAAGTTGCACCTCAACAGATTAATTTGACTGAGAATCAAGGTAACGCCCCTGATTTCAGTCTTGAAATGGTGACAAATGTGTCACATAAGGAACCAGAATTGGTAGAGGTTTCAAGGCCGAGAGTTCATAGGTGGATTTCAGCTGAATTAGAGGCAAACTATTCATCAAATCTTCTTACTAATTGGTTGGCTCCTGGAGGTGAGCCATGTAGGGAATCAAGAACTGTGGATGTAAATATTCCAGCTTTGGATGGTCGCGAAAACGTTGAATTGTCAACAGGGGATATTCATGAGTTTGTTTTCCATGCATTGGATGATTCTGGGAAACCCCATTGTTTGGGTGGTGATTATTTTGAGACTGATCTTGCTGGTGAAACATGGAAGTCTAGGCCTACCCTTAAAGATTTAGGCAATGGTACTTACCAGTTTTCCCTGCAAGTCCATCCTGATTTTGCTGGGGATTACAATCTTACGGTTATTCTACTATTTCGACATTATGAAGGCTTGAAGTTTTCGCCTGAAAGATTTGCATTTGACAAGGTTCTCCGCGTGATCCCAGTCAAGTTCTCCAAATCCTCTGTTGAATTACCTGAAATATCTCAATGCAAGAAGTCAGATCTTGTTAGAGATGTGTGGTCTGGTCGATGGACTCGTCATGCTAAGAATAATAGCTGCCCAATTAGCAATGACGGGCGATATAGATGTGAAGAACCAAATTTCCCATGCCAAAAACCATGGTGTGATGGACCCTTGGGGTTGTTGGAGAGCAATGGTTGGGTATATTCAACACATTGTTCATTCAAGATGTTCTCAAGTGAAGAAGCCTGGAACTGTTTGAAGGATCGCTGGATTTTCTGGTGGGGCGATTCGAATCACTGTGATACAGTGAGAAACATCCTTAATTTCATTTTAGACGTGAATGATATGAAGGATGTCCCAAGAAGAGTTGATATGAACATTAGCAACGCAAGGAATCCATCACAAGCAGTTCGATTTACTAACATTTACAACGGGCATCCTAATGAGACAGGCAAGTATCGAGGCTTGAATTCGTTGGCAGATGCTGACTATAGAGAACTTCTGAAAGGGTACTTCTCTGGAAATGTTATTCCAGACGCCATAATCATGAATTCGGGCTTACACGATGGAGTGTATTGGTCTAGTCTTAGGCATTTCATTAAAGGCGCCGACTATGCTGCATCATTCTGGGCTGAAGTATTGAATGAGGTAAGGCAGAGAGGGTTGACACTACCAGAAGTCATATATAGGACCACAGTCGCCACAGGCGGATACGCTAGAAGATTGGCATTCAATCCAAATAAAATGGAGGCCTTCAATGGGGTAGTCCTGGATAAGTTGAGGGCATACGGTTTAGTTGATCGCGTAATTGATGATTTTGACATGACTTATCCATGGCACTATGACAACCGATGCAATGACGGGGTGCATTATGGCCGTGCTCCTGCCAAGCTGAAGTGGAGGGATGGCCAGATTGGGCACCAATACTTTGTGGACCTCATGCTTGGTCATGTACTGCTCAATGCATTATGTGCACGATAGAAGGTGGCTAGCGGTGATGGTAAACGGCGCATTGTCTCTGGTTTCAAGCGTTTGGATGGTGCATTTCAAGCTGGGCTGATAGATTTTTGCGAGAGGAAAAGGGGGTGAGAGTAGGGTGAAAGAAGTTTGGTGATATTTTTGATCTATCTATCTGTATTTTACTGTCATTATGTTTTCTGAAACTACTTCCACGTTGTAGTCATCTCCAGGTCTAGTGCCAATACTAAAGGTTGTATAGGGGAATAGTGTTGTATATTATACTATTCATTTTTGAGCTTCTTCTAGTCCCATTTGCTTGGACTATTGTAGATCTGAGAATTACTATTTCCAATTATTTCATTTGCAAGCCAACTTGCTACAGTCGTTTTTTGCAAGTGGATCACATTTTATTAAGTCAAAAGCTAGAAGAAAAATATATTGTATGAACATAGCAAGTGAACCTTCTATGAGAGTGACATTCACtttgagaaataaataaatcaaaatcCCAATTCTATTGTCCTCTCCTTGATTGAAACTTGTGATTTCGGTTTAAGTAATCTTGGGATTTATTGTACCACACCactaatattatttttatatcacATTTAATATGAAACAACAATAACGAGATTAGCTAATTTGAGGATAAATCAACCAGATGACCatgatatcaatctccaaaatcttCTTTCCAGAATGTTAATCTCCAAAATTATTTTCTCTAAAGCTCTTTCTCTCAAAAGTACTTAAGATGGTCAAagttaaatttaaaatattatttcaaacttatctaCGGTAAAAAAACCTAACACATCACTTTTGCTTAAGCATTGACTGCATTGTATTTGTACtagaaaattcattaaatatatataatatttaattatgaACCCAATAACTAAGATAAGTTATCAATCCCGTGACAAATTTAGAATCCATAaatttcaaatcctgattccgtcTCTATTTGTACACCATATATTCCAGCTTTAATCCTACAAACAAACATCTACATAAAAAGTATAtccattaaataataataataatgataatgataataatcATTATTTAATCCTCGTTAAAGATTTTATTCAAGATGGCAAATGGAATATCCAAAGGCTCAAAGATTTGTTTCCAgatgagttcaaccatatagaAAATATCAACATTGGTAGGCATGATTTGCCTGACCAAACCTTTTGGGATCTTACTGAAAATGGTAAGTATTCTAACAAGACGGCTTTACATCTGTTCAGAGACACAAAGGAGAAAGATCAATTCCTTACAAAGGTATGGCACTCTAGCATTCCTTTTAAAATTTCTTTTCTAACATGGAGATTGTGCTTATCTAAACTTCCTTTTGATGATATTATCCTTAATCTTGGTAAGAATATTACTTCTAATTGTAACTGCTGCACTAACCCAAAAAAAGAAACTATGCAACATGTTTTTGTTGAGAGTGATGCAGCTAGGTATATCTGGAAAGCTATAGGATCCCCCCTAGGAATCATTCCTATGCAATTGCCAATTAAAGGATTAATAAATCATTGGTGGCTACAAAAATCCAATAATGCTCTTCACAAACTTGCTCTCCAAATCATCCCTATTATAATATGCTGGGAGATGTGGAAGAGTAGATGTTCTTGCAAATAGGTGATAAAAAGAGGTTCAACTACTACAAGATGAAACAACAGATTTACTGGAATACTCAAGCTGCAATCAATAGAGCTTTCCCAAAATGCAAGCTAACATTGCCTTGGACCAACTTTTgtgacaacatgatgaaacttcAACCTATTCCTAAGGCTATCTCAATATGCTGGAACAAACCTAAACAGGGATCAATTAAAGTAAACACTGATGGAAGCTTTATTCATGGTAATGGAAAAGCGGGATTGGGAGGAGTAGTGAGAAACGACCTAGGAGATCTCATTATGGCCTTCTCAATTCCTtcaaaatgcagcagcaataaCATGGCAGAGGCTCAAGCTGCTATGTTTGACATTAATTGGTGTGTACAAAATGGGTTCTCAGACTTCACAATTGAATTGGACTCAATGCTGGTAATGAATATACTTAAGGAGGGTGATACCAACAACTATAGGTTGAAGAAGATCATAAAAGACACTTCGCAAATAATGAACCAGGCCAATATTAGCCTTGTGCATTGCTTCAGGGAGGCAAATGAAGTAGCAGATTCTCTCGCAAAATTGGCAACTACTAACTCTGAAGCCAAATTATACCTTTCTTTCCAACAACTCCCAAAAGGAACTAAAAGTTCTTTTGTGCTTGACAAACACCAGATGCCTATTGTTAGGCTTAAATATGACAAAGCAAATTTTTTTGTTAGCTAAGTAGTAAATGTCTTGTACTTTAACAGAGGCGCAAACTTATGTAACAACCTCTGTCAGATGTATATCATTATGTTGTAATCCTTGGAGGTAAATGCTCACATCCTCCTCCTATATTttggaaataaatacaacaccCCAGGAAATCTGGgaaattctataaaaaaaaaaaatcctcgtAGTATAATCCACACATCATAATCCCAGTAAAACTTGTTtctaaaccaaacgaccccttaaatttttaatttaagaatatatacaagtttttatttttcttttacaccGAGAAAATATCCAAgctagaaactagacacaaacAAATGTAGTAAACTAACAAATCAAATGTACATGtcaaataaattaaagaaaagcACGATTGTGCtttctttccacaataaataTACAAGACAACACAACCTTTTACAATGAAAATATTCAGATCCAAGAATCCacaaaattactccaataaaagAAGGATAAATATTCAATTCCCAATCTTGCGAAGAATCAATTCCAAATATTCATGACAAAGAATGGAAAGAAATGATATGCTCTTCTAGACTACCATTCGCTAGGTAAAGACAAATAATATTGTACTTTCCTCAATCTGCAGTGTACATGTAACTGATAAGATACATAGAAACAAAGAATGTAAAGGCAAAATAATTCATTCAAGTTGCAGGATCAACCCGTTTAGTTCCATGGATCATCCCACCCGCTCGGACCTTCTCGCTTGACGAAGCTCATTATGGCTTCAACAGCTTCAGCAACTCTGTTAGATAGAGAATGGTTCCCATGTTCAATTTCAACTTTTTCAGCACCACCCATTGCTCTACACAATCTGCACCAAGTTAAAAAATGCGTAGACAAGAACTATGGTCAAGTAATCATGAGGACAAATGTACGAGAAAACACATAAAAAAGTATTAGTGCACTGAGATCATCACAGACTGCATAAGGTTTTGTGCTTGCCTATCAACCAACGCTTTCTTGTCAACATAATCTGGAACGTACTCGTCACCCATGGAAAATATAACCTGCAGAGAATAGGTGAGAATCAGAACCTGCCATTTTGTCCTTGTAAACAGATTGAAATTTCTAGGGCTAAGTGGAAAATGTCAAAAGTGACATTTTATCCAGGAAATTCACCATGTCTGTTTCTTTCTTTTGCCATGTAACACTTAAAAAGTAACATAAATTGCTCGGACCTAAACTAAAGTCTTTCTACATAGTAAACTAAAAGGTCTCAACCTGACAAGGAGTGTTAGACATGTGCCCAAGTCTTTGCTTCAGCTGGTCATCACTAAAGTCAGAACTGAACAAGTCGTCCTCGCCATTGTATGCGCAAAGTGAGTGATATCTGTCAAAAACATCATTATTAGGAAGGCAACCATGTGTAGAAAAGAGTAAGCAAAGACTTGAGATTCCAAACAAGAAATCCAACTTCTTGTTCAGACCTCTATCATATCTATGATGGCCTTCTTTTCTGGTATCATATATGCCAGAGAACCCACTTATGCCTCAGTGGAAGAACTCCGCTAAAAGTTTCTGAAGGACCTCTTCATTGTGAGGCATTTTCCACGTCATCCTCAATATCTTGCCTTATTATAAATTCCAGTTGAACAAATAGCAGGAAAAGGTGTCTTATTGCAATTAATTCACGGtttttatttgataattattGTCCATTATCAAAACTTCGTAATTGTAATAAACTAACTTGGAGCATGCTTTTTAATACATATAGacctccttttttctttttttcttttcaactaTGCTGTAACTATGTTTTTCCTGAGCCTAAGGTCTATCGGAAACCGCCTCTCTACCTccacaaggtagggataaggtctgtgtacatactacccgtacatactaccctcccccgTGGGATTACACTGGATTTTTCGTAGTTGTTGTAGTTGACCTCCTTTGAATTAAGATTCAGTAGAAACCATGATCATGAAGTGGTAGAGTGCAGTATATGGGAAAGTAACTGGACTACATCATCGTCCTTACCTAAAGGCAGTAATTGGGGCATCTGGATTTGCCTCCCTTGGCATTAACTCTGATTCACGGCCTTCACTTATCATGTTTGAGGCCAAGTCAATCATAGAAGCAGTATCAGGAAGAGTGGCTTTGTATTCTCGATCGCTAACTGGAGCCTGAAAAGCCAAAAGAACATTATGGTTGATGCTGAAAGCAGCACATTACCCAGATTACATAAAGTTGGCCGCATAAAAGTGGCTATGAGAACACAGATACTATTCTAAATGCTGTCTCCATATTCACCACGCTTAAGACTGATCTCTTGAGATAAGATTACACTGCCAGCTTGATTCTCTCTCAGAGGAAAAGCACCTGAACTCTCATAATTGAATGTCTGTAAACGCCAGTCACTGACCGCAACAATTATATTTTCCTCCTTCCCATCTCACCATTATTTTcatcaaccccccccccccccacacacacacacacacagaaacTGCAAAACTCAAACAGCATATGACTTTGAAGACTGCCTTAGCTCCATTCGAACTAAATGTAGGTCATTTACCAGTAACTGCAAGAGTCACATATCAGGTATGAAGTAATAAAGATATCAAGAGGCAAAATCTTGTCCATTTTACAAATTTCTCCTCACTAAAGAAAGACAGAGATTTGGATAAACCATTAGAGCTCAAAGGACCATATCCATTGCATGTGCTATCATGAGCATTGAGGTACAGTAAATTAGCACATTCAGCTAAAATGGTAGGAAGCATGTACTGAATTTATTTGTACCAAAAGAGGCAACTTAAACTACAATTTTTAAGCAGGTATTACCTGCAATATGGCTGCACGTACTGCTCTGGAGCATGCAGCATTTGTGCGCATGTAATACACAATATCCTGTATACAAATAGAGAAAGTCAGCTTCCTCTATCCTCACGTTTCGTGCATAATGATATTACATGCTTTTTTTAATGTAGTAGTATCAAATGTTCGATTCGTCCATACAAAGAAACAAATACCTACCTGACAGCCAGTGCTGTGCCCGAGTAGTACCACCCCTTCAGAATCTTCCTTGTTTATCAAGTAACTTATCAACTGATCAAGCTCCGTTGCGTCCTTTAGAAATTCACGGAGGTCGAAGGAAGTTAAGCTCACAAACACAAGCAAAAAGAGGAATAGCTCTAACAAGCAGATCCAAAGGTTTATGCTCCCAAAACAGGAAACATTATTGAGTGTGGTAAATATATAAACGCAATATTTTGAATGCACAGGTGTTAGGACGTCAAACATAGACATAATAACATGCTTTTTTGAAAACCAAATGAAGACTAAAATAGGAAAATAATCATTAATACAAAAGCAGATCTGGGACATGACGATTTCACAAGAAAATGAGGCTTGACATTTGAGTAAAACATATTGGGGAATGCAAGGTTTAACGTTTTATAGGTATATATATGACACCATAAATTGGTACAAAATCGTTATTCTTTATGACGATGGTGTCCGGGCCGGCTTGTACACCTCAGCTATTCCACtgggtacctgctacctcccaccagcacaggtaccaggtaactctGCTTACCAAGGTTAGGCAGATAGAAAGAAATCACCAAGTGTTTTTTGCCTCCGATGGAATTTGAACCTGACACCTTGTGGTCCTCTTCCCACTTCATTGACCAACCCTTGGGTGCTTGGTATAGAATCATATGTAAGCCTTGTGCTGTTGTAGATCattcttctttctttccttttttttttttgtggtgggGAATGGGATAGAGGTTTGTTCTCATACCATTTATCCCAAACTTGTGTTCCCACTCTTCCAAGAGGGCCTAATTTATAGTTTATGATCTATTGTTCAAAAAATTGCCACTGACCAACATGCTGAATTTGAGAATAACATCTTTTGGTCAAGTTCCATGCACTTCTGAATGAGAGTATATAGAAGAACTGGCAGCAACCTTTCCAGTTATATGACAAGTATAGGAAAGTGAGGGTGATAGCCATGTTCAAGCACTAATTTAGATGAAGATGGAGCTGTATGGGGGTTTAAACAATCCAACAGGAATTTCTAATTCGTGTTCCTCAAATCTTAACAACTACAAACACCATTCCAACATTTTCAATTCATTAAAAACTTCAGCGAGTAAAGATCCCAAAGCAACTGCCTTAAAATCATGTGAAGCAAATCTTAGCTTAAGTTCCATGTCCGAGAGATCTAGGAGTTATTATGTGATCTATTCCTTTTTCTCAACACAATTCCTCTTTGATTTCCAGCCTTGCAAACAGAGTAAATTGTCTCTAGTCCAGCTCCTTTTATATCCTTCTGACCTTAAAACTGTGTCAAGCCCTTACCCATCATAAATCCTTTATGATTAAGGAACTTCTAACAAGTTTCGGTATCAAACCTTCTGAAAAACAAACCACGAGCAAATTTGCACTGAATTATGATGTCTTCCGGCTGTCCAAGACATCCTTGAAATTGCACAATTTAAGTTTTTCCGGAACAGGATTGCAAAAATTAagcttttccttctttaaaagtctttATTGTTTTCAGGAGAAGGCATATATAAGAACATGTTTCTATGGACCTGCGTGaatgcatgatgctttgttcaccgggctgccctttatttttcttctttctatggACTAAATGAGTTGAGAGAGATTGTAACTTTTACCTTTCAAAGTACATGATCAATGATGGAATAACCTAATAAGCATGTCGAGAACTTGAACAAAATATATTGACATGGAAATATTGAGTAAAATACACCCTCTTGCTGATACCTCAGATCTAGTACAAGAATCTACATATCAATGAGAACAGTTTGAATATACGTGGAAAGAGGAGGAAGAAATTTTTACTTGTCTCAAGCTTGACGTTCCATATCCACTATAAGATGATGAAAGTAGAAGCTGAACCAATGACCATTTTTCTTTATCCAAAGCAATAGCCAGAGGCTCTAAGTAACTGCAATAACGGAGATCATCAAGTTTAATAACCACAAAAGACAAAAGAAGTAGGAAGGGCTATCAagagtatatttgatgattttgctgCTCGACGTGGGAGAGCTTTGTGGATTTAACGTCATTAACTTTCATTCTCTTTATTTTTGGTTCCTTTATCTTCTTTTTTGTGTGTGCGTTCAGCCTTGTAGAAAAGACTTCAACTCTTGTTCGAACCAATATAAGCATACAGATAAAATAATGTGTTATgtgcaggggcggatttaggggggtggaagggggttcacccgaacccccttcgccgaaaaattacactgtatatataaggcaaaatctgttttttacctctatatattaagttttgaacccccttaacacaatccaaaagt of the Nicotiana tabacum cultivar K326 chromosome 7, ASM71507v2, whole genome shotgun sequence genome contains:
- the LOC107810752 gene encoding uncharacterized protein LOC107810752 codes for the protein MFSAEMPEKGATIGWVMRSNNPKVQWWFKILTMALLLRFLIVWSFYGVNVGDFQRDFVLLKVNSSGKFSPTFKNFSFTNISLRPHSVNTNQNLNQDFVRETLAPKVAPQQINLTENQGNAPDFSLEMVTNVSHKEPELVEVSRPRVHRWISAELEANYSSNLLTNWLAPGGEPCRESRTVDVNIPALDGRENVELSTGDIHEFVFHALDDSGKPHCLGGDYFETDLAGETWKSRPTLKDLGNGTYQFSLQVHPDFAGDYNLTVILLFRHYEGLKFSPERFAFDKVLRVIPVKFSKSSVELPEISQCKKSDLVRDVWSGRWTRHAKNNSCPISNDGRYRCEEPNFPCQKPWCDGPLGLLESNGWVYSTHCSFKMFSSEEAWNCLKDRWIFWWGDSNHCDTVRNILNFILDVNDMKDVPRRVDMNISNARNPSQAVRFTNIYNGHPNETGKYRGLNSLADADYRELLKGYFSGNVIPDAIIMNSGLHDGVYWSSLRHFIKGADYAASFWAEVLNEVRQRGLTLPEVIYRTTVATGGYARRLAFNPNKMEAFNGVVLDKLRAYGLVDRVIDDFDMTYPWHYDNRCNDGVHYGRAPAKLKWRDGQIGHQYFVDLMLGHVLLNALCAR
- the LOC107810753 gene encoding UPF0613 protein PB24D3.06c-like; its protein translation is MDLSTSASFSSSSSSSWFSGIVRGRSASVKMPNKNPAAAAGGADSVSGAGPITGKRQFRGVMFKYGPKAIQVAFKTGDYKQQVIFIGGLTDGFLATDYLEPLAIALDKEKWSLVQLLLSSSYSGYGTSSLRQDATELDQLISYLINKEDSEGVVLLGHSTGCQDIVYYMRTNAACSRAVRAAILQAPVSDREYKATLPDTASMIDLASNMISEGRESELMPREANPDAPITAFRYHSLCAYNGEDDLFSSDFSDDQLKQRLGHMSNTPCQVIFSMGDEYVPDYVDKKALVDRLCRAMGGAEKVEIEHGNHSLSNRVAEAVEAIMSFVKREGPSGWDDPWN